A single genomic interval of Chitinophaga sp. 180180018-3 harbors:
- a CDS encoding DUF3320 domain-containing protein — MIASILTRLESARKELLDLGLRNPLLNYRLPVGKGLHIVEEQSAAIYDILVRENKTMSFLGRSEKKQAGESVEYNEPVSKEAIYDTRLQTNETPNILHTKLLNTYYAARMSIEEQGVNILYLSLGMLHWYEDEKEQEARLAPLIMIPVRLDRSDARERFRLKYSLEEIGANISLLAKMKADFNIDIPDLPDTEDFEVNDYLASVAAAVESMPRWKVAPDAIELGFFSFGKFMIYNDLDASKWQNNNDVLTHPVIQSLFGNGFSDDQPQIPEDVFIDRDTPAHELFQVVDADSSQIMAMLSVQEGRNLVIQGPPGTGKSQTITNIIADAIGRGKKVLFVAEKLAALEVVKRRLDNIQLGEACLELHSHKANKKELHQELRRVLELGRPRIQKLQEEVLLLDSYKKELNDYCLSINDTIGKSGLTAHQLIGYLLRLNEETAGIVLPAIQLPDIEQWDAAAMNKATTMALRIQACLQETGMPAALTFRGSQLTVLLPHEQQALADQLQKTAASLEALLQQTNAVAGKMGITAPANIPTTKTLIDICELLARQPDLQELDVNNKAWLQQQQELHDWLTAGEAATAIQLQYQEVLIPEAWDQDVLEIRQDLLAHGDKWYKFLIGAYKRSNRRLAALCRHRLPDYNEEKLQYVDAIMEYKREDALLKEHAELARTLFGSRWQKAQTNWAALQTATAYLTELHTRIASGSCSPEVAVYLQNNRDAATARADAERMLRLVQEHQQSRAQLLDELELGAGIYRGEFDAEQAQLQTWINKLPEIHHLIAWNNVTETAIQENLQCLITPAQEWEGARQWLKTALQKNWYEYLVETAIKSQPALRKFERGGHEEIVQQFRRLDVVNLQYNRARAALQHWEQMPRLEAGGQVNILRTEFNKKARHMPIRKLMQEAGVVIQAVKPVFMMSPLSIANFLPPGAVEFDLVIFDEASQVKPVDALGAILRGKQLVVVGDNKQLPPTSFFDSLTRETDDEDNVTADMQSILGLCDAQGAPQRMLRWHYRSRHESLITLSNHEFYENKLVIFPSPGDKDSRGLVFHHLKDTAYDRGKTRTNPKEAAIVADAVMEHARLHPGLSLGVVAFSTTQRQAISDELELRRRNAPELESFFSAHQNEPFFVKNLENVQGDERDVIFISIGYGRTEEGYVAMSFGPLNNDGGERRLNVLITRAKMRCEVFTNITADDIDVTRTRSYGIQSLKNFLYFAQHGKLYMTGETGLPADSPFEEMVAAKLEALGYTVRKQVGSKGFYIDMAIVDPRYPGRYLLGIECDGAAYHSARSARDRDRLRQQVLEGIGWKMYRVWSTDWFRNPEKELNRLVEVIEQARTAAAIDDDQMAAQRVAEPSITREVVEEENVEVPAYEEAVLPEDIREQEFHQAPMVKLCGWVEQVVNVESPVHFDELARRMVEAAGITRVGPRIREILRHAVRHSDASKRIKIKGQFLWDTDLPTPVVRNRSQLPASARKIGYIAVEEIGVALERVVKDAVAIEREEAVPFIARMFGYSRVTEEMKEELLKAIDICVETTGMQKEGELLKA; from the coding sequence ATGATCGCATCCATATTAACCAGGCTTGAATCTGCCCGCAAGGAGTTACTGGATTTAGGTCTGAGAAATCCTTTGTTGAACTACAGATTGCCCGTGGGTAAGGGTTTACATATTGTTGAGGAACAATCTGCCGCCATTTATGATATACTGGTGAGGGAAAACAAAACCATGTCGTTTCTCGGGCGGTCCGAGAAAAAACAGGCTGGGGAAAGTGTGGAATACAATGAACCCGTATCGAAAGAGGCGATCTATGATACCCGTTTACAAACCAACGAAACGCCGAACATCCTGCATACAAAGCTGCTGAATACCTATTATGCAGCCCGCATGAGCATTGAAGAACAGGGGGTGAATATTTTGTACCTGTCTTTAGGAATGTTGCACTGGTATGAAGATGAAAAAGAGCAGGAAGCCCGCCTGGCGCCGCTTATCATGATACCCGTTCGTCTCGACAGGTCTGATGCGCGGGAACGTTTCCGGTTGAAATATTCTCTTGAGGAAATAGGCGCCAACATTTCCCTGCTGGCAAAAATGAAAGCGGATTTCAATATCGATATTCCTGATCTGCCGGATACTGAAGATTTTGAGGTGAATGATTATCTGGCTTCTGTAGCTGCCGCCGTGGAAAGTATGCCACGCTGGAAAGTAGCGCCGGATGCCATTGAGCTGGGTTTTTTCTCCTTTGGGAAATTCATGATTTATAACGACCTCGATGCATCCAAATGGCAAAACAACAATGATGTACTAACGCATCCGGTGATCCAGAGCCTTTTTGGGAACGGTTTTTCAGACGATCAGCCACAGATTCCGGAAGATGTTTTCATTGACCGGGATACGCCTGCCCACGAGCTTTTCCAGGTAGTGGATGCAGACAGTTCGCAGATAATGGCAATGTTATCGGTACAGGAAGGACGGAACCTGGTTATACAAGGGCCTCCGGGAACCGGTAAATCGCAGACGATCACCAATATCATTGCAGATGCCATCGGGCGCGGGAAGAAAGTGTTGTTTGTTGCGGAGAAACTGGCCGCACTGGAAGTAGTAAAGCGCCGGCTGGATAATATTCAGTTAGGCGAGGCCTGCCTGGAGCTTCACAGTCACAAAGCCAATAAAAAGGAGCTGCACCAGGAGCTGCGCCGCGTGCTGGAGCTGGGCCGGCCCAGGATACAGAAACTGCAGGAAGAGGTGCTGCTGCTGGACAGCTACAAAAAAGAACTGAATGATTATTGTCTCTCTATAAACGACACTATAGGTAAAAGCGGGCTGACAGCCCATCAGCTGATTGGCTACCTGTTAAGGCTAAACGAAGAAACAGCCGGAATAGTGTTGCCGGCCATACAGTTACCGGATATAGAACAATGGGATGCGGCAGCCATGAACAAGGCCACCACGATGGCTTTGCGTATACAGGCCTGTTTGCAGGAAACAGGAATGCCGGCGGCACTTACTTTTCGCGGCAGCCAGCTGACCGTGTTGCTGCCGCATGAGCAACAGGCCCTGGCCGATCAGCTGCAGAAAACGGCCGCATCGCTGGAAGCACTGCTGCAACAAACGAATGCCGTAGCCGGTAAGATGGGAATAACAGCGCCGGCGAATATTCCAACAACCAAAACACTGATCGATATATGTGAGCTGCTGGCACGGCAACCGGATCTGCAGGAGCTGGATGTAAACAATAAGGCCTGGTTGCAGCAGCAACAGGAGCTACACGACTGGCTCACCGCGGGCGAAGCAGCAACTGCTATACAGCTGCAATACCAGGAAGTGCTGATTCCTGAAGCCTGGGATCAGGATGTGCTGGAAATCCGGCAGGATCTGCTGGCTCATGGCGACAAATGGTACAAGTTCCTCATAGGTGCATACAAACGAAGCAATCGCCGGCTGGCAGCCCTTTGCAGGCATCGCCTGCCCGATTATAACGAAGAAAAGCTGCAGTATGTGGATGCCATCATGGAGTATAAACGGGAAGATGCGCTGTTGAAAGAACATGCAGAACTGGCCCGCACCCTGTTTGGCAGCCGTTGGCAGAAAGCGCAGACTAACTGGGCTGCCCTGCAAACAGCTACTGCTTATCTTACGGAACTGCATACACGCATTGCTTCCGGCAGCTGTTCGCCCGAAGTGGCAGTTTATCTGCAAAACAACCGTGATGCCGCTACGGCCCGTGCAGATGCGGAACGAATGCTCCGGCTTGTGCAGGAGCATCAGCAAAGCCGCGCTCAATTGCTGGATGAACTGGAATTGGGTGCAGGTATTTATCGTGGTGAGTTTGACGCAGAGCAGGCACAGCTGCAAACATGGATCAACAAATTGCCGGAGATTCATCATCTCATCGCCTGGAACAATGTAACGGAAACGGCTATACAGGAAAATCTGCAATGCCTGATTACTCCGGCACAGGAATGGGAAGGTGCACGGCAATGGCTGAAAACAGCGCTGCAAAAAAACTGGTACGAATACCTGGTGGAAACAGCCATCAAATCACAACCTGCACTCCGGAAGTTTGAAAGAGGCGGACATGAGGAAATTGTACAGCAGTTCCGCAGGCTGGATGTTGTTAATCTTCAGTATAACCGTGCCCGTGCCGCCTTGCAGCACTGGGAGCAGATGCCCCGGCTGGAGGCAGGCGGACAGGTTAATATCCTCCGCACGGAGTTCAATAAGAAAGCGCGTCATATGCCCATCCGCAAACTGATGCAGGAAGCAGGAGTGGTGATACAGGCGGTGAAACCGGTGTTTATGATGAGCCCATTGTCTATCGCCAATTTCCTCCCGCCGGGAGCGGTGGAATTTGACCTCGTGATATTCGATGAGGCCAGTCAGGTGAAACCGGTAGACGCACTGGGCGCTATTTTGAGAGGCAAACAACTGGTAGTGGTAGGAGATAATAAACAGCTGCCTCCTACCAGTTTCTTTGATTCGCTGACCCGGGAAACGGATGACGAAGACAATGTAACTGCAGATATGCAAAGTATCCTCGGCCTGTGCGACGCCCAGGGTGCTCCGCAACGTATGCTGCGCTGGCACTACCGGAGCCGGCATGAATCGCTCATCACGCTTTCCAATCATGAATTTTACGAGAACAAACTGGTGATATTCCCCAGTCCGGGTGATAAAGACAGCCGGGGCCTGGTATTCCATCACCTGAAAGATACCGCGTACGACAGGGGTAAAACCCGCACCAATCCGAAGGAAGCAGCTATTGTAGCAGATGCAGTGATGGAGCATGCCCGCCTGCATCCGGGCCTGAGCCTGGGAGTGGTGGCTTTCAGCACCACACAGCGACAGGCCATCAGCGATGAGCTGGAGCTGCGGCGCCGGAATGCGCCGGAGCTGGAATCGTTTTTCAGTGCACATCAGAACGAGCCCTTCTTCGTGAAGAACCTCGAAAACGTGCAGGGCGACGAACGGGATGTGATCTTTATTTCTATCGGTTACGGGCGTACGGAGGAAGGGTATGTGGCCATGTCGTTTGGTCCGCTGAATAACGACGGCGGCGAAAGAAGGCTGAATGTACTGATCACCCGCGCGAAGATGCGCTGTGAAGTGTTTACCAACATCACGGCCGATGATATAGATGTGACCCGGACCAGGAGCTACGGCATACAATCGCTGAAAAATTTCCTCTATTTCGCGCAGCATGGAAAGCTGTATATGACCGGAGAAACCGGCTTGCCGGCCGACAGTCCCTTTGAGGAAATGGTAGCTGCCAAACTGGAAGCGTTGGGATATACGGTAAGGAAACAGGTAGGTTCGAAGGGATTTTATATAGACATGGCTATTGTAGATCCCCGGTATCCCGGCAGGTATCTGCTGGGAATTGAATGTGATGGCGCGGCTTATCACTCCGCCCGTTCCGCCCGCGACCGTGACCGCCTGCGTCAGCAGGTACTGGAAGGTATTGGCTGGAAGATGTACAGGGTATGGAGTACCGACTGGTTCCGTAACCCGGAGAAAGAGCTGAATCGCCTCGTGGAAGTCATTGAGCAGGCCAGAACAGCGGCGGCTATTGATGATGATCAGATGGCGGCGCAGCGTGTGGCAGAACCTTCTATCACGAGGGAAGTAGTGGAGGAAGAAAACGTAGAGGTGCCTGCGTACGAAGAAGCGGTGCTGCCGGAAGATATCCGGGAACAGGAATTTCATCAGGCGCCTATGGTGAAGCTGTGTGGTTGGGTAGAGCAGGTGGTGAATGTGGAAAGCCCGGTGCATTTCGATGAACTGGCCCGCCGCATGGTGGAGGCCGCAGGCATTACCCGTGTGGGCCCGCGTATCCGTGAAATACTGCGCCATGCCGTCAGGCATTCAGATGCCAGCAAACGCATTAAGATAAAAGGACAGTTCCTATGGGATACAGACTTGCCAACGCCCGTAGTCCGCAACAGAAGCCAGTTACCGGCATCTGCCCGGAAAATTGGCTACATTGCTGTAGAAGAAATTGGGGTGGCACTGGAACGAGTGGTGAAGGATGCAGTAGCGATTGAAAGGGAAGAAGCAGTGCCGTTTATTGCCCGGATGTTCGGGTATAGCCGGGTGACCGAAGAAATGAAAGAAGAGTTGCTGAAAGCGATTGATATCTGCGTGGAAACAACAGGCATGCAAAAAGAAGGCGAACTGCTGAAAGCCTGA
- the msrA gene encoding peptide-methionine (S)-S-oxide reductase MsrA produces MRKYSIFIFLIALALFACAQHKNDKVPGDMEVNNNQKNATATFGGGCFWCTEAQFQYLDGVLKVESGYAGGSVPNPTYEQVCTGTTGHAEVIRVTYDPAKISYDELLQAFWLSHDPTQLNRQGNDVGTQYRSVIFYNSEEQKEKAEFYKKKLQESGAYNKPIVTEIAPMTAFYKAEDYHQNYYNQNGSQPYCTFVIKPKLEKFKKAFAGKLKKSN; encoded by the coding sequence ATGAGAAAATATTCCATCTTCATTTTCCTGATCGCACTGGCCCTGTTTGCCTGTGCCCAACATAAAAACGATAAAGTACCCGGCGATATGGAAGTAAACAACAATCAAAAAAACGCAACCGCCACTTTCGGAGGCGGCTGCTTCTGGTGCACTGAGGCGCAATTTCAATACCTGGATGGTGTTCTTAAAGTAGAATCCGGCTACGCCGGCGGCTCCGTACCCAACCCCACCTACGAGCAGGTGTGCACAGGTACCACGGGCCACGCAGAGGTCATCCGCGTAACCTACGATCCCGCTAAAATCAGCTACGACGAGCTCCTGCAGGCTTTCTGGCTCAGCCACGATCCTACCCAGCTCAACCGCCAGGGCAACGATGTAGGCACGCAATACCGCAGCGTCATCTTCTATAACAGCGAAGAGCAAAAGGAAAAAGCGGAATTCTATAAAAAGAAACTGCAGGAATCCGGCGCCTACAATAAACCAATTGTCACGGAAATTGCTCCCATGACAGCATTCTATAAAGCGGAAGATTATCACCAGAACTACTATAACCAGAACGGCTCACAACCTTATTGCACCTTTGTGATCAAGCCCAAACTGGAGAAATTCAAAAAGGCCTTTGCCGGAAAATTAAAGAAAAGCAACTGA
- a CDS encoding MutS2/Smr-associated SH3 domain-containing protein — MKYFPESALVQLEFDKVQALLQEHCKTELGKELAAGLRLHTHIDYVQTALQQAHEYKQLTLLQENFPNDYILNLRRELRLLAIDGAVLTGEQAMLLRKLAESMHSIVRFFDHDRRTQYTGLYDVIKDTHYEKKITATIDEVLDELGQVRDNASPELARIRISLFRKRTELRRVFDRILQKLQKLNYLADQEEAFLNGRRVVAIYAENKRMVKGIIHGESDTRKTAFLEPEETIELNNDIQSLEREEDREVYRILKAMTASLSTYAPLLNSYHDILGTFDFIRGKAKLALDMDANYPMLLPHAELNLVQAYHPLLLLYNRKNQKPTIPVSINLDKDNHILVISGPNAGGKTVTLKTIGLIQLMLQAGLLVPVHPSSQIGIFKQLMIHIGDTQSLEFELSTYSSHLKNMKYFMENANGRTLFFIDELGSGSDPNLGGAFAEVIMEELAKKHAFGVVTTHYLNLKVMANKVKGIINGAMGFDEETLLPMYKLMVGKPGSSYTFSIAERIGLPPQLIARAKKLVDEGHFRLDKLLNKAEQDLQKVENKEKDLQKLLKENERLKKEYEILSDKERKQQQYTLLKLQNQIKEEDLQYLKDMERKLKQIVVEWKRADDKEKVMKQAEILLFRRREKQHNEKLNKKVQEKFEEVKGEIAIGSQVKITTNRQVGKVLEIRDKRAIVKIGNIPINVKLSDLVLVQEKPEVSN, encoded by the coding sequence TTGAAATATTTTCCTGAATCTGCGTTAGTGCAGTTGGAATTCGATAAAGTACAGGCATTGCTGCAAGAGCACTGCAAAACAGAATTGGGTAAAGAGCTGGCCGCAGGATTACGCTTACATACACATATTGATTATGTACAAACAGCCCTGCAACAGGCACATGAATATAAACAGCTTACCCTGTTACAAGAGAATTTTCCGAACGATTATATCCTGAATCTGAGGAGAGAATTGCGCCTGCTGGCAATCGACGGCGCCGTACTCACTGGTGAACAGGCCATGCTGCTGCGTAAGCTGGCAGAAAGTATGCATAGCATTGTACGCTTCTTCGACCACGACCGGCGCACGCAATATACCGGTCTTTATGATGTCATCAAAGACACACATTACGAGAAAAAGATCACTGCCACCATCGATGAAGTGCTGGACGAGCTGGGACAGGTGAGAGACAATGCCTCCCCCGAGCTGGCGCGCATCCGTATATCCCTGTTCCGTAAGCGTACGGAGCTGCGGCGGGTATTCGACAGGATCCTGCAGAAGCTGCAGAAACTCAATTACCTGGCCGACCAGGAAGAGGCTTTCCTCAACGGACGCCGGGTAGTAGCCATCTATGCAGAGAATAAGCGGATGGTAAAAGGGATCATTCATGGAGAATCAGATACCCGTAAAACCGCATTCCTGGAGCCGGAGGAAACCATAGAGCTGAATAACGATATACAATCGCTTGAAAGAGAAGAAGACCGCGAAGTATACCGCATACTAAAAGCGATGACCGCCTCACTGAGTACTTATGCACCTTTGCTGAACAGTTATCATGATATACTGGGCACCTTTGATTTTATCAGGGGCAAGGCGAAACTGGCCCTGGACATGGATGCCAATTACCCGATGCTGTTGCCACATGCAGAGCTGAACCTGGTGCAGGCATATCATCCGTTGCTGTTATTATACAACCGTAAAAACCAGAAGCCGACCATACCGGTGAGCATCAACCTGGATAAGGATAACCACATCCTGGTGATCAGCGGACCGAATGCCGGCGGTAAAACGGTTACACTCAAAACGATAGGGCTGATCCAGCTGATGTTGCAGGCGGGACTGCTGGTGCCGGTTCATCCATCTTCCCAAATAGGTATATTCAAGCAATTGATGATCCATATCGGAGATACCCAGTCGCTTGAATTTGAACTGAGTACTTATAGTTCGCATCTGAAGAACATGAAGTATTTCATGGAGAATGCCAATGGCAGAACCCTTTTCTTCATAGATGAGCTGGGAAGCGGATCTGATCCTAACCTGGGAGGCGCTTTCGCGGAAGTAATCATGGAGGAACTGGCGAAGAAACATGCCTTTGGCGTGGTAACCACTCACTACCTCAACCTGAAGGTGATGGCCAATAAAGTGAAAGGCATCATCAACGGAGCAATGGGCTTTGATGAAGAGACACTGTTGCCGATGTATAAGCTGATGGTAGGTAAACCGGGAAGCTCTTACACCTTTTCCATTGCCGAGCGCATAGGATTACCGCCGCAGCTGATTGCCCGGGCAAAGAAGCTGGTGGATGAAGGGCATTTCCGGCTCGACAAGTTGCTGAATAAAGCAGAGCAGGACCTGCAGAAAGTGGAGAATAAAGAGAAGGATTTGCAAAAGTTGCTGAAAGAAAATGAGCGTTTGAAAAAGGAGTACGAAATATTATCAGACAAAGAGCGTAAGCAACAACAATACACACTGCTGAAATTGCAGAACCAGATTAAGGAAGAAGATCTGCAGTATCTGAAAGATATGGAGCGTAAGCTGAAGCAGATTGTTGTAGAGTGGAAACGTGCCGATGATAAGGAGAAAGTGATGAAGCAGGCAGAAATCCTTTTGTTCCGCAGAAGAGAGAAACAGCATAATGAGAAGCTGAACAAAAAAGTACAGGAGAAATTTGAAGAAGTAAAAGGAGAAATCGCCATAGGATCGCAGGTAAAGATTACTACCAACCGTCAGGTAGGTAAGGTGCTGGAGATAAGGGATAAGCGTGCCATTGTGAAGATTGGTAATATTCCGATTAATGTGAAGCTGAGCGACCTGGTACTGGTTCAGGAGAAGCCGGAGGTAAGCAATTAG
- a CDS encoding Rrf2 family transcriptional regulator, translating to MNNSRFPISLHILTLLASAEGELLSSDYIAGSININPVLVRKEVSNLRNYGLVESKEGKNGGATLAKSADKIRLSEVFHAVQQASLLGNSKNKPNPDCPIGKQINQHLDSLYLEIEGALLHKLEKMSLADFLRQFK from the coding sequence ATGAATAATTCAAGATTTCCCATCTCTTTGCACATTCTGACGCTGTTGGCCAGCGCAGAGGGGGAATTATTATCGTCCGACTATATTGCCGGCAGCATCAATATCAACCCGGTACTGGTACGCAAAGAGGTGAGCAACCTGCGTAACTACGGCCTCGTGGAAAGCAAGGAAGGAAAAAACGGAGGGGCCACCCTGGCCAAATCCGCTGATAAGATCCGGCTATCGGAAGTTTTTCATGCGGTGCAGCAGGCCTCCCTGCTGGGAAACAGCAAGAATAAACCCAATCCCGATTGCCCCATCGGCAAGCAAATCAATCAGCACCTCGATAGTCTTTATCTTGAAATAGAAGGAGCATTGCTGCATAAACTGGAGAAAATGAGCCTGGCAGATTTTCTTCGCCAATTCAAATAA
- the ygiD gene encoding 4,5-DOPA dioxygenase extradiol, protein MDLHDLKNITADFKSTHRMPVMFIGHGNPMNGISDNAFTHALSKMGKDVGNQPTAILVISAHWLTKGTHVLTAPKPSTIHDFGGFPEALYAVQYPAPGAPELARETKQLITSADVVEDDQWGLDHGSWTVLRHMYPKADVPVFQLSIDFYKSPEYHFKLAAELKALRDKGVLIMGSGNIVHNLRQVSFSDNAQPFDWALSFDHTVKEKLEQRAFNDLVNYHTLGREAQLSIPTNDHYLPMLYTLGLIDKEEDIRFTYEEIQNGSISMRCFTTV, encoded by the coding sequence ATGGACCTCCACGATCTTAAAAATATTACAGCCGATTTTAAAAGCACCCACCGGATGCCGGTTATGTTCATTGGCCACGGCAACCCAATGAATGGTATCAGCGACAATGCTTTTACCCATGCCCTGAGCAAAATGGGAAAGGATGTGGGCAACCAACCCACTGCCATCCTTGTTATTTCAGCGCACTGGCTGACCAAAGGCACGCATGTATTAACTGCACCCAAACCTTCTACCATACACGATTTCGGCGGTTTCCCCGAAGCCCTGTATGCCGTACAATACCCGGCTCCCGGCGCGCCGGAACTGGCCAGGGAAACCAAACAGCTGATTACTTCCGCCGACGTAGTGGAAGATGACCAGTGGGGCCTCGATCATGGCTCATGGACGGTACTCCGCCATATGTACCCGAAGGCCGATGTACCTGTGTTCCAGCTAAGTATCGATTTCTATAAATCCCCGGAATACCATTTCAAACTGGCTGCCGAGCTGAAAGCGCTGCGCGACAAAGGCGTGCTGATCATGGGTAGCGGTAACATCGTACATAACCTGCGCCAGGTCAGCTTCTCGGATAATGCCCAACCGTTCGACTGGGCCCTTTCGTTCGATCATACAGTGAAGGAGAAACTGGAACAACGCGCCTTCAACGACCTGGTTAACTATCATACACTTGGCCGGGAAGCGCAGCTTTCCATTCCTACCAATGATCATTATCTTCCTATGTTATATACACTCGGGTTGATAGATAAGGAAGAAGATATCAGGTTTACATATGAAGAAATACAGAATGGGAGTATCAGCATGCGTTGCTTTACCACCGTTTAA
- a CDS encoding PQQ-binding-like beta-propeller repeat protein, translating to MKYYARLLAWSLLLTGISPVIKAQKIFKFAMVSDTHVGSDNALEDLQRTVADINAQPELAFVVISGDITEFGADEELRLAKSVLDGLHKPWYIIPGNHDTKWSESGGNTFRKVFGSETFSFTYGGYRFLGTNCGPNMRMGPGQVPRENVVWLNKQLREMDTITPVVYVNHYPQNADLNNWYEAIDPLKKHNIQLILCGHGHANHVFNFEDIPGVMCRSNLRAKDSIGGYNIVTVGNGKAVFEERTPLVTRSRHWAEIPLASHMARPGQPAFPRPSQAMNDSFPAVKTGWVYQDNSDIGSGMALYNNLVISTNTAGEIYALQLQNGKKKWTFATKGKIYATPEVTGNRVVVASSDNNIYCLQADNGKLLWRFETGKPIVASTLIVNGIAYTGSSDGHFRAISVASGKLVWEFSGVNGFVEDKPLYYGGNIYFGSWGNDFYALDARTGELKWKWNNGASNRMFSPAACWPVAANNRVFIVAPDRYMTAFDAGTGKVIWRTSMPDKKVRESIGLSADSSEIFIKTMEGRLYGVSTRADSLALMWQASLDMGYELDPAPSVESNGVIYVSTHSGVVYAVDSHQHTLRWKYKLSNCLINAILPAGKDKVLISSMDGKIGALKIKN from the coding sequence ATGAAATATTATGCGAGGCTATTGGCGTGGAGCCTGCTGCTGACGGGGATTTCCCCGGTAATAAAGGCGCAGAAGATATTCAAATTTGCCATGGTATCTGATACCCATGTGGGAAGCGACAATGCCCTGGAAGATCTGCAGCGAACCGTGGCCGATATCAATGCCCAGCCGGAACTCGCCTTTGTAGTCATTTCCGGCGATATCACGGAATTTGGCGCTGATGAAGAATTGCGGCTGGCGAAATCGGTACTGGACGGACTGCACAAGCCCTGGTATATTATTCCGGGCAATCACGATACCAAGTGGTCGGAGAGCGGTGGCAATACCTTCAGAAAGGTTTTTGGCAGCGAAACATTTTCCTTTACGTATGGCGGATACCGTTTCCTGGGCACCAACTGCGGACCTAATATGCGTATGGGACCCGGACAGGTACCAAGAGAGAATGTAGTATGGCTGAATAAACAATTAAGGGAGATGGATACCATTACGCCGGTTGTTTATGTAAATCACTATCCGCAGAATGCTGATCTGAATAACTGGTATGAAGCCATAGACCCGTTGAAGAAACACAACATACAGCTGATCCTTTGTGGTCACGGGCATGCGAACCATGTTTTTAATTTTGAAGACATCCCCGGCGTTATGTGCCGGTCTAACCTCCGGGCTAAAGACAGTATCGGTGGATATAACATCGTTACCGTGGGCAACGGCAAAGCCGTATTCGAAGAACGCACGCCGCTGGTTACCCGGAGCCGTCACTGGGCAGAGATACCCCTGGCCAGCCATATGGCCCGGCCCGGTCAACCTGCGTTCCCGCGCCCTTCGCAGGCCATGAACGATTCTTTCCCTGCAGTGAAAACAGGATGGGTATATCAGGATAACAGCGATATAGGTTCAGGCATGGCGTTATACAACAACCTGGTGATCTCTACCAATACCGCCGGCGAAATATATGCGTTACAGTTACAAAACGGAAAGAAGAAATGGACCTTTGCTACCAAAGGTAAAATCTATGCAACGCCCGAAGTGACGGGCAACAGGGTAGTGGTGGCATCTTCCGATAACAATATCTATTGTCTGCAGGCAGACAACGGGAAACTGTTATGGCGTTTTGAAACCGGCAAACCAATTGTGGCCAGTACACTGATCGTAAACGGTATCGCCTATACGGGATCTTCCGACGGGCATTTCAGGGCCATCAGTGTGGCAAGCGGAAAGCTGGTTTGGGAGTTCAGCGGTGTGAATGGTTTCGTGGAAGATAAACCACTTTATTACGGCGGTAACATCTATTTTGGCAGCTGGGGCAACGATTTCTACGCCCTGGATGCCCGTACAGGCGAGCTGAAGTGGAAATGGAACAACGGCGCCTCTAACCGGATGTTCTCTCCTGCCGCCTGCTGGCCGGTTGCTGCTAATAACAGGGTATTCATCGTGGCACCAGATAGGTATATGACTGCTTTTGACGCCGGAACCGGCAAAGTGATCTGGAGAACCTCGATGCCGGATAAGAAAGTCAGGGAATCCATCGGACTCTCCGCCGACAGCAGCGAAATATTCATCAAAACGATGGAAGGCCGCCTGTATGGCGTATCCACCCGCGCCGATAGTCTCGCACTCATGTGGCAGGCCAGTCTCGATATGGGATATGAACTGGATCCTGCTCCTTCGGTGGAAAGTAACGGCGTCATTTACGTATCTACCCACTCAGGTGTTGTTTATGCCGTAGACAGCCATCAACACACGCTTCGTTGGAAGTACAAACTATCTAACTGCCTTATTAATGCGATTTTGCCGGCAGGCAAGGATAAAGTGCTGATAAGTTCTATGGATGGGAAAATCGGGGCGTTGAAAATTAAGAATTAA